DNA sequence from the Terriglobia bacterium genome:
TCCACGAAAAGGGCAAGTGTCAGGGCATGACTTTAGTCGTGCCGTAAAGCGGAGCAATGACAGGTTTCTTGTGCCGCAGGCCGTCGCGGAGGCGGAGGCGGAGCGACAAAAGATGGGTTCGCCTGCGATACACTCTTTCTATGCTTGCCCCTTACGCGTTGCGGGCGGAAGAGAGCCGCGGACGGCGCTATCCGGAAGAAGCCCATGCTTACCGCAACGTCTTCCAGCGCGACCGCGACCGCGTGGTGCATTCGCGGGCTTTCCGCCGGCTGGAAAACAAGACGCAGGTTTTTACCGGCCGCCGTTCTGACCATTTTCGCAACCGGCTCACGCACACCATTGAGGTCGCGCAGATTTCCCGCACCATTGCCGCCGAGCTGCAACTGAATGAAGACCTTGTCGAGGCGCTGGCCCTTGTGCATGACGTGGGCCATCCCCCGTTTGGCCATGCGGGCGAGCGCGTGTTGAATGCGGCCATGCAGGAATATGGCGACCAGTTTGACCACAACCTGCACGCGCTGCGCACGGTGGAGCAGTTCGAGCATCGCTATGCGGAATTTCCCGGGCTGAACCTGACGTTTGAGGTGCGCGAGGGAATCGTGAAGCACTCTCGCGATTATGATGCTGCGGATTTTCCTGAGCTGGCGGAATATTTGCTGGACGAGCGTCCGCCGCTGGAAGCGCAGTTGATCGACTTTACCGATGAGATTGCGTACTCAACTGCCGATCTGGATGATGGCGTTGAAGCAAAGATCCTCACGCGCGAGCAGGTGCGGCAGAACGTGCCGCTATTTGCGCGGCTGCATGCGGAAGTTGAGCAGCGCTATCCCGCCGCCGCAGAGAAGCTGCTATTTAATGAGACGCTCAAGCGCGTGCTGGACCGCCTTGTGAGCGACTTGATCATCAATAGTCGGAAGCTGATTGGCGAAGCAGGCGTTAAATCAGTTGAGGCAGTACGGAAGTATCCGGAGCGGCTGATTGCTTTCAGCCCGCAAGTGGACGAAGAGCGCAAGCAGATCAAAGACTTTCTTTACGCGAACGTTTATTACAGTCCGGCGCAGCAGCGTGACAAGCAGCAGGCGGAGAAGGTGATAGCAGAAATGTTTGCCTTCTTTATGAAATTTCCGCGCGAGCTGCCCGCCAGCTACCAGGAGAAAACACGCACCGAGCCGCTGCACAGAATCGTCTGCGATTACGTTGCGGGAATGACGGACAGTTATATCTTTGAGCAGCATCGGCGGTTTTGCGCGCCAAAGAAGCGGATTGGAGTATAGAGAACGCAAGTTCTCAGTCGCGCGCTTATTAAAGGAGTGCACGGAGGGGTGAAAATGAAATTGGTATTCACCGTATCAGTGATCGCTCTGATGTTTCTGCAGAGCGCAGCCGCCCAAAGCTGCGCCGGCAAGCCGCTGACTGAGGTTGGAGGAGCCAGGAACGCATGGGCCATGGATGGAGGCGGTATCGCCGCCTTTGCCAAGATGAACGTCAACCTGGATGGTTACGGCCACGCCTACAGTCCCACAAACTTCGCAGGAGGCGCGCTGCTTCACCTGTGCAACGCCGGAAAGGTTTACCTGCCTGATGGCAAAAGCTATCAGGGTTCAGAGAGCAATGCGACCTGCACAGGGCGCTTTATGCAGGACTTCAAACGCATAGGCGACTCAGGCTGGCAAGATCCGGCGGTCGGCGCAATCAATTGGTATGGCATTCTTGGTGAAGGTACGGCCACAATCCACGGCAAGAAAGTCACGTCCGTCAAACCGGTGCTGCAGAAAGACGGCTCGGGCTTTTACGTCTCGCCCACATCGCTGGTAGACAGCAATGTTACCGACCTCAAAGACCAGAGCCGATACGTCAATCCGCTGCGCGTTCCTTCAGCCGTTGTTCCCCAAGGGCTGGTTTCGCGAGGAGTCGCTTTTGGTTCTTTCGGTGTAGCAATAGATAGGCGTAAGAACATCGCCGTTCCTTTCGTGGTTGGTGACGGAGGCCCGCGCATTGGCGAGGGCAGCGCCGCATTGGCCCGTCTGGTCGCAGGTAAGCCGGTTACCGATCAACTCACGCGCAAGACCAGCAGCGTTGGGCAGGTTGATACCCCGGATGTCCTTTGGGTGTTTTTTGGCGGCCAGCCGGCCAAGTATGACCATACCAATGAGAGCAAGCTTGCCGCCGACGCAAAACAAGCCTTTGAGAAGTGGGGCGGAGAAGCGCGGCTGCGCGACTGCCTGAGTGTGGTTCCAAAGCAATAAAGCCTAGCTGACCTGCTCGCGTCGATCCTGCAACTTTCTTTCTTCAGCATTGCAACAGCAGCTCTGGTTGGCTGATCTAATATGTAGCGCCACTTCGCCTCCTAAATTCCCCAGGGAGGCTTTCCCCATGTCTAATCCAATTTTTACCCCGCATGTTCGCGGAGGCCTGGCGGTCGTGCTTCTCACCATCACCGGGCTGCTTGGCTATACAGTCCACCAGCACTACCAGGTCAAGCAGATTTCCGCCCAGAACGATCAGGTGATCGCGAGCCTGAACGATACGCGCGCACAGATGGCCGCCCTTGCCGCGAAGATTGACTCGCTCAATACTCCTCCAGCCGCGCAACCCGCGCCGGTGAAAGCGCCGTCGACGACGAGGCCTCATACCAGGCCCGCTGCCCGGTACAACGCAAACGACGTTCGCATTAGACATCTGCAGACGCAAGTTGACGCCCAGGGCAGGGCGATTGATTCCACGCGCCAAGAGTTGGTTTCTACGCGGACTGACCTGGAGGGCGGCATCGCACGGACGCATGAAGAGCTTGTGACGCTGCAGAAAAAAGGCGAGCGCAACTACTTTGAGTTTGATCTGGATAAGACCAAGCAGTTCCAGCGCACCGGCCCCATCGCTCTCAGCCTGCGCAAGGCCAACACCAAACATATGTATGCCGACCTGGAAATCAGGGTGGAAGACGCAGAGGTCTCACAGAAGCATGTGAACCTGTTCCAGCCCGTTCTGTTCTACACGGAGCAGGGCCGCCCGGTTGAGCTGGTGATCAATAGTATCCGCCATGACCATATCCATGGCTATATCAGCGCGCCAAAATACAGCGCGGCGGAGCTGGCCGTGAGCAGTCCGGATGGAGCAAAGCGGCAGAAGCTGGAGCTGCCAAGATAGAAGCCTAAAATCAAAACCTCACCACTGATAACACTGATAAGACGGATTTACACGGATCAAAAGGTTCAACAGAGCCATTTTAGACCGTAAATCCGCGTTCATCCGCGGTGAGATTGCTACCAAAATCGCTGGAACCGGATGCCCTGCCTTTGCGTATCACAAGCCAGGTTGTGGTGTGTACAAGGAGGGCAGGACGATGAAAACCGCGATCGCGGCGGCACTGTTTCTGGCAGTTCTCTGGGTGACGCCGCTTGGAGCGCAGAGCACAGGCAGTCCGGTGGAAAAGGATTTTGTTTCCGGCGGGAAAATCGAGATGACGCTGGAGTCCGGCGATTACAAGATTCGCGCGAGCTCTGACAATCGCATACATGTGCACTGGAATGAAGCTAGCGCCAAGGGCGTGCGTGTGAAGCTGACGACCAATGGCAAATCGGCAGACGTGCGCGTGGAGAATACGCCGCATGATAATTTTCACGCGATCATTGAAGTGCCGGCGCTTGCTGATGTGCGCGTCCGCCTGACCGCGGGAAACCTTGAAATAGGGGGAATCACGGGCGATAAAGATGTTGAGGCCAACGCGGGGAACCTGAATATCTCCGTAGGCAATTCCAGTGATTGGGGCGATGTGGACGCCTCCGTGACCGCCGGCGATGTACACGCACCCGCATTCAAGGCCGCCGCAGGAGGATTGTTCCGCTCAATCAAATGGAAAGGCCCGGGCAAGTACAGATTGCACGCCCATGTAACGGCGGGAGACGTGAACCTGAAAAATTAAATTGGCCGGGAATCTCTTCCGCCGGGGAGATGCCAAGAGAAAACCGGAAGCCAGTCTCTATTGTTTGAAGAGTTGGCACTCAAATGCACTTGTGGCTTCCGCCCAGAAGCGGCGGAGCAGGTCCCTCACACGCCTGCGGCTTGCCAAGGTTTGCATCGGCGGTTCGGGTGGCAGCCGGGAGAATGTTACGGCGTTGGTAATGCGAACATTTTCTGTTTTGTAAAATTGTTAGCCCGCCGGGCCAGCGATCAGCCAGCGGGACTACAATACGAACGCACATCCAGCTGCAAGTTCTTTGCCGCATTCCATTCTTCAAAGGCTGTGGCTGGACATTCCCGCAACTCACTCATTGGAGGATTCAAACCATGCCAGTCTCCGGTTACGACCCGAACCTTTCCAATCTGCTGGTGGAAGCGTGCGAACTCACGTACGTCCAGTACGGCCTTCCACCGGAAAAGCACGGGGAGATCAAACCTCCAGCCGGATACAAGCAGATCGCCTCCTTCATGGCGCCGGAGATCGACCTGTCAAAGCTCAAGCTGTTGAGTTTGTCCGCTCAAGCCGGGCCTCTGGCCCCGCTGCTCTTGCAGAACGTACAGAACAGCGCGGAAGTCCGCGCAAGCGTTCACGCGCTCTTTCCCAGCCTGCAAGACGTTTATTTCGGGTTTGCGCTTACATCATCTACATGCAACGTCATCGCGCTGCGCGGGACGCAGTCGGATTTCGAGTGGGCCCTGGATGCCACGATCCCTCAGTTCCCGGTGCCGCTGGTCTGGTACAGCGATGGGAAGTTTCAGTTCGCCAAGGTCCACCTGGGTTTCCTCATCTTCTTTGTCATGCTAGCGGACCAGATTCTGGCGGCGGCCAAACAGTTCAACCCTGCCCTGCCATGCCTTGTAACCGGCCACAGTCTGGGGGGCGCGCTGGCAGTGCTGGCTTCACCGATGCTGCGTATTCTTTCGTTGTTGCCAACGGTACAGATGTACAACTACGCCGGGCCTCGCGTAGGCGATCCGGCATTTGTGGACGCTTACAACTTCTGGGTGCCGCAAAGCTATCGCGTGGTAAATCTGGCCGACCTGATTCCAATGCTGCCACCGAGCCAGATTATCCACTTGCAGTATGGCCATGTGGGCCAGGAGTGGTCATTCCTGAACCAGTCAGGCAACGTAGCCGGCAACCATGCCCTGATCGGGCCTGATAACTACACGAAGGCGGTCAATCTGGGTGTGCCCACAGACGCGCCGCGCGTTTATCCGGTAACCGGATTGGGCAATGCTCAGGCAGGCGCAAAGGCCTGAGGAGCCAGGGCGGAAACACGTCTTTTTAATTTGTGCTGGGACAAAAGTAGCGTGCGGCAACGCGAGCAAAACTTTCACCTGTTGAGGACATGGGGAATGCCTGTCGGTCATTGCAAGATCCTGGAGTAAGATCGTTCTTCTCCCGAGGCAATGTTTTGCGATTGGAGGGGAATATGCGCCGCGCCGGCCGTCTACTTTTCCTGCTGGTTACTGTTTGCGGTTTTCTCCTGCGCTCCGGCGGATATGCTCAAAGCGCCGGCGTGGATGACAATCGCAAGCTGGCATTTGAGCTTTTTAAACAGGATAAACATCTTGAGGCCTTGCCGCTGTTTGAAGAACTGGCGCTCAAGAGCCCAGACGATCGCGACGTTTTGGTGGGGTTGGGCGCGTGCCTGGTATCAGAAGCAGCAACGCTCGACGATCAGGATGCCGCCAGCAAAGAACGCATGCGGGCGCGACAGGTGCTTCTGAAAGCTAAAAAGCTGGGTAGTACAGCGCCGCTTCTTGAGAACCTGCTGCAAATGCTTCCGGAAGATGGCGTGGTGAAGTACGCAAACACGCCTGCCGATCAGGCCATGCGCGCCGCTGAGGCCGCGTTTGCGCGGCACGATTTTGAAGAAGCAATCAAGAACTACAGCAAGGTACTGGAATCCGATCCTAAAAACTACAGCGCTGTGCTGTTCATTGGCGATACATATTTTGCGGAAAAGAACTGGGCTAAGGCCGGCGAGTGGTACCAAAAAGCCATTGATCTGGATCCCAACAAAGAAACAGCGCATCGGTATTACGCAGATATGCTGCTGAAAAACGGAGAGATTGAAAAGTCGCGGATGCAGTTCATCCAGGGCGTAGTGGCCGAGCCCTACAATCCCATCACATGGCGAGCGCTGCAAGCATGGGCAACCAGCAACAAGCTGCAACTCAAGCGGGTGCACGTGGACACACCGAATAACGTGAGCCAGACAGATGAGAAGAACATCACGATCACCGTGGACCCTAAAGCATCGGACGAGACTTCCACTTTGTGGCTCAGTTACGGACTAGCCAAGGTGAAATGGCGCGGCGACGAATTCAAAAAGCAATTTCCCGCGGAAAAGCAATATCGCCACAGCCTGGCCGAAGAGGCGGAAGCGCTTACGATGGCGGCCACGGTGTGGACTGAGGTGAACGAATCCGAGAAGAAAAAGAAGAAAGCATCTTCACCCCCGAAGGACCCAAACCTGATTCTGTTGCTCAAGCTATACCAGGCAAAGATGATTGAGCCCTATGTGCTGCTGAACGCGGCAGATGATGGCATCGCGCAGGATTATCCCGGCTATCGCCAGAAAAACCGCGAAAAGCTGGAGCAGTATCTGAGCGAGTTTGTGGTGCCGCTGCTGAAAAAACCTTAATCGAAGCCGTGAAGCCAAACTGGCTGCGCTCACATATGCGAAATGATTTTGTTCGCAATCTCTGTGCCGCGTGAGCGAGCTTCCGGCAGATACATGGTGTCCAGTTTGAAAACGCTGTCGCCTTTCAGCACGTAAAACGCGTGGCCAAAAGAGCCGATCATGGCGTGGTCGCCCACGCCGTTGACTTCATCGAATCCTGGGACAACGGAGAGCGTAGTACGCAGCGGCCCCCAATTCTCACTGCCGAATTTGTTGTTCACGCTGAAGGAGAAGACGCGGCCGCTGGGGTCGGGCGCGCTCAGGCCAAAGCCTTTTACAATACCTTCCATTTCTTTCGTGTGTTTCAGCAGCTCAAGAGGATTGTCGCCTTTGGAATTTTTGACGTCGGGTTCCTGCGAAGCCTTTTCAGAATCCCGCTTCGCCTGGGCAACGGCAAGCTTTTGCAGCTCAGCGAAGGCCGCCGGGTTGGTGTAATAAGCGCATCCGGGATCGCCGTTGTCCATGATTTCGGCGCTGCGCTCCACGGTCACGCCAATCATCTGCTGCAAGTCTGCCGTTGAAAGCAGCTTGCACATGTTGCCCTGCGAAACTTCAGAGCCAAACGATCCGCCACCAATAGCACCGCCGGTAATAGAAGATACCTTGTGCTTGACCCAGTGGACGCCATAGAGCACCGCGCCAAACGCTCCGAGGACCATCACCAGAACGATTCCGCCGACGATCAGCAAGGCTTTGCCGCCGCCGGAAGATTTTGGCGGCTGCGCGGCGGGCTGAGATGGTGCTTGTGCGGCGGATTGCTGTGCGATGGGTTGCTGTGAGATCGGCGGCTGGAAAGATGGCTGCTGTGGTGCTGGTTGCGCTGCTGTCGGCTGGGCGCTGGCGACGGGCTGAGGAGTCGGCGTGACGACGGGCTGAGGAGTCGGAGCAGCGACGGGCGCTGGCGCGATGGCGGATTGAGCGCGATGACCGCAACGTCCGCAGAACGGGCCGGAAAGCGGCGCGCCGCAATTGGTGCAAAATTCGGCCATGGTGATCTCCTGATTGCTTAAAGGCGCTTCATTTTACCCCAGACCTAATGCGGAAGCATCCATCGGATTCGGTCCCCGCTGTAGCTGCTGCCATTAAGGAGACAAAGGTAGTTGGCTCGTCAGGAAAAATGGATCAGAGATAGGTTGGTGGGTAGAACCTATTATTAAAAAATAACTTTCATTAACTATTCTGCTGGGTAAAAAATCAAAAAATATAGTAGTATCTACCCGCAAACAGGCCCCCCTCTAGAAAGCTTTATTCCGGATCGTTGTTATCTCATTATTTAATGGAGTCGCTATGCTCAGGTATTGGATGCTGCGCAGTCTTCTATTTCTTTTCATCATCTTCACTGCCTTGGAAAACGGTATGGCCCAATCACCGGCCTGCACTGCGGGCACCATGGCAAATGTGGAAGGAACGAGCTGTTCGATCGGCAACATAACTTTCAATTTTCAAAATGATTTTGATTTCAACGTTACGGTCATTCAGAACAACGTGATTGACTTCCATGTCCTCAGCCCGGCAACGGTGGGCTTCATTCCAATTCAAAATGGGAACCAGTTTGGGTTCCAGTTGGTGATGAACGTGATTGAGGGCCCGGGCGATCCTTTCTTTCTGAGCACGCACAACTTCAACTTTTCTTATCTGCCGCAGGCTAATCCAGGGGCGGCGATCCGTGGAGAAAGCCTCGCACTGGACGCGGCCATCCAGAACCCTGGGTCGCAACTGGCGCGCGTGCTCGCCGCCGATAATCAATGCTATTCAAATGGAATCTTTGAGCCGCTATTTCCGCAACTGTTCAGCCAGCCGGGGACTGCGATCAATGATCCTGCGCAGAGCATTCTTCTGGAAGTGCCTTCACTGCAAGCCGTGGCATGTTTTCCGGGTGTGACCACAACTACTGTCCAGAGCATAGCTACCGGGCCGGCCACGGCGAGGCTTACTTCAGCAACCTTCCTTTACACGGTGGATCCGCAAGCTGCGCCTCCGGCGTTGGCCCATCTGCGGTATTCCAACATCGACCTACCCGGCGCTGCTGAGACGGATGTTTCTAGCATCAACAACGCAGGCAGGCTCGTGGGAAGCGTGCTGGATGCAAACGGGGTCTTCCATGGCTTTGTCACCGGCGGCAACGACGGCGTTAGCACGTTCGATTTTCCCGGCGCTGCCGCGACATTTCCACAGGGCCTGAACGAGCATGGGGACATTGTAGGAACTTATATAGATGATGCTGGCAAGATCCACGCGTTCCTGCTGCAGGACGGGACCTTCAGCAATATCGATTTTCCGGGAGCTGTATTCAACTCCGCAATCGGGATCAATAACCAGGGAGAAGTGGCTGGGCTGTTCCTGAAGGACCACCAAGTCTTCGGCTACATTCTTGCCAACGGCACATTTACCCTGCTGGACCATAGCCCGGACACACCCGGCAGGCCAAAGCTGACGCAGGCAATTGGCATTAGCAATCGTGGAGAGGTGGTGGGATCGTTCTTTGATCCGGACACGATGAGGGGATTCAAGTTCTTCCAGGGCGTCTTCACTGATTTTGATGTTCCCGGCCAGGGAGATACCTTCCCGGAGGGAATGAGCAATATTGGAGACAACGTAGGAACATATACAGATAGTGACTTTGTTATTCACGGCTACGTGGAGAACAGCGGAAGCTTTGCGACAGTGGAGTTCCCCGGGAGTGGCAGTACGATACCGCTGGGGATCAATGCGCCGGGGCGGATCGTGGGCATATACACGGATGCTGATGGCGCCGTCCATAGCTTCCTGGCCGAACCACAGCCGGATGACGGACAGAAGATCGCTCCCAGCAAGCTTGCGCAACCAAACCAGGGCGTACAACTACCGACTTGTGGCGGTCCTGAATGGCAGAAACATCCCGAGAGAATCCGCAGGCCGTGCAAACCAAGCCGGTAAACGCGGAATGACTGGCGCGCTGTCCTTGCGGGCGGCGCGCCGGAGTACGCGACAGAGATTTCCACGGCGTCGGAAAGATTGCTGATGCCCCTGGGCAAAATTTACCCGATCGCCATCTTATGGTGTATGGCCCGGTCTAAGGTGTTTACTGTAAACTACTGAAAACAAATGATCTGGAAACTCCGTTTCCTTTCAGGAGTTTGGCAATTGCAATGCAATAGTCAAAAGCGTGACGTTATGCGCAATCGGGGGTGAGCTGGCAAACCCTGTCACAAAGCGTGGCCCCGATGCTCGAACGACCCCGGTTCGGAGGATTTTACCCCAATGAAGAATTATCTATTGTCGTTATCGCTTGTCGCCGCCATGGCAATTCCAGCGGTCGCACAGCAGAATCAACAGACCACATCAGATCAACCGCAGGCGCAGCAGAGCCAGACCCAAGCCCAGAGCAACGATCAGACCGCGACCGGCAAAGATCCGTTGACCTACACGCGCAAAGAGGGCTTTTGGGGACATTTGAATCCCTTTGCCCGCAAGAAATATGTTAACCGGCAGCTTGATCCTGTTCGCGGCCGCGTGAATGAGCTCGACGAACTCACCGCGAAGAACGCCAAGATGATCGCTGACGTTGACGCTCGCGCGACTGAAGGCATTCGCAACGCCATGAGCAAGGCCAATGAAGCCGATACGCACGCGCTCGACGCGGGCAATCGCGCCAACCAGGCCCAGCAGACGGCGCAGCAGGCGCACACGCGCATTGCCACTGTTGAAGACACTGTCAGCAAGATCGATCAATACCAGCCCATCACGCAGGCTGAAATCCGCTTCCGTCCCGGACAGGGCGCCCTCAGCAAGAACGCGAAAGACGCTCTTGACCAGATGGCCACCTCGCTGAAAAACCAGAAGGGCTACATTGTTGAAGTGCAGGGCTTCTCGCCCGGCAGCGGCACCACGGCCATTGAGAACTCCCGTGAAATGGCGCAGATGGTCGTCCGTTACCTCGTGCTGAACCATGAGATTCCGGTCTATCGCATCTACACGGTCGGCATGGGCAATGCTCCCATCCAGACGGAAGACGGCAAGATTCATCGCCAGAAGGGCGGCAAAGTTGAGATCAGCCTGTTGAAGAATGGCCTGGCTGACCTGAACGCCAGCAACAGCTCAGCCCCCACCACCGGCAGCGGCGTCACCGCAACTCCTGCTCCGCAATCTGCTCCGGCAACTCAGCCCGCTTCTCAGCCCAGCACCACTGACCAGCCGGCCCAGAAGCCGCCGCAACAGTAAGTTTTGTAACTTTCTCTAACCAAACGCACCCCTCTTGCCCATGTGGCAGGAGGGGTTTTTTATTGCGACTGCCGATTTTTTGGTTACCGATTCCGTCGCGCGCTTTCTCTCATTTTCGTGCATCTCCTCATCTTGGGTCCGACCTCTAACGATAACGTTCGACCGCGATGACGAGCGATGTCTGCGATTCGCTAGCTCAACCAATCCGGTTCTGATCCGCGTTTATCCTTGTTAATCCGCGGTAAGCTTTTGCTTTCCCGATTTCCTCTGCGCCCTTCGCGGTGAAAAGAATTTGGCTTTCCGATCACCAGATCATCCGATCACGCGCGATCACCAGATCTTCATTGCTGCTCGACGATCAGCTCCTGGCAGGTGATGCAATAACGGCTCCACGGCACCGCCGTCAATCGATTCACGCTGATGTCCTGGCCGCAATGCAGGCATTCGCCAAACGTGCCGCCATTGATCCGGCCAATGGCCGCTTCCACCAATTGCAGCAGCCCGCGCTCCTGCGCCTTTTGGCGGAACGTCATTTCCTTTGAGAGCGACGCGGTCGCCCTGTCGCCTTCATCGCGACCAAAATCCTGCGCCTCATTGTGCTCTTCCTGTGTGCGACTCAGGCTGCGGCGTAGCTCCTCGCGCCTCTTGTTGAGGAGCTCCTCAAATTTTGCAATCTTGGCTTTTTCCATGCGCAATCACTCAACAATCAAAAAAATATCCGGGCGCGACGCTGTGCCCAGTGCGGATTTCATCTTTAATATCTTAATTGAGATTTGCCTTGTCCGCCGCTCCAGCCCACTGGCTGCCATCCCGAACTCCGAGGCCGAGCCTACGGTAAGACCAGCAAGACGTCCATCAGCCCCACCGCGGCCCGGACTAACTGTTTGTGCCATAGTGTATGCTTTCCGAGCTGGATGAAACCCCACGGAGCAGTTCTTATGATGCCCAGACTTATCCTGTTTTCGTTCATGCTTGCTTCTTTTCTGTCCGCGGGTGCGACGCAAGACGATCCTAAAGCAGCCGCGCACACAGCGATGATCGCCGGAGTCCAGGCATTCGAGTATGCAGACTATGAAGGGGCGATAGTGCATTTTGAACAGGCAGCCGCTCTCGATCCTGATTTCGTCACTGCGCACCTGTATCTGGCCACAGCGTGCGCGCAAACGTTTGTGCCGGGAATTGATACGCCGGCGAACGTTGGCCGGGCTACAAAAGCATTGAATCAATATCGGGAAGTCCTAAGGCGTAACCCTTCCGATATTTATTCTTTCAAGAGCATCGCATCTCTGGAACTCCAGTTGAAAAATTTAAAACAGGCGAAAGAAACCTATCAAAAAGCCATCGCAGTCGACCCCCGCGATCCGGAATTGTTTTACTCCGTCGGGGTGGTGGACTGGTACATGGCGTATGACGCCGTTGCGGTGGAGAAGGAAAAGCTGCCGGAGGAATCACGTCGCGCCGTTGCCTTGGGGAAGCCAACGGTGCCGGAGAAATTAGAGGGCTCCTTTTTTTTGTCGGCGAGATGTGCCGACGCGAGAACAGCGGCGCTGGCCAATTTGGATGACGGCCTGGCCATGTTCACCAAGGCAGTGTCTCTGCGGCAAGACTATGAAGCCGCCATGGGCTACCTGACCCAGCTCTACCGCCTGCGGGCCGACCTGGGCTGCGGCAATAAAGATGCGCATGCGGCAGACATGAAACAGGCCGATGAGTGGATCGATATGGCCACGGCAGCGAGAAGAAGGAAAGTTGAGGCTGTAATCAAGAGCGGTCAGGGTTTAATCGACGTGCCGCTACCACGATAACCTCGCCACGCAAACCACGCAACCGTCCCTAACATTCCTGCCCACGCCACCAGCCGCGTGAAATTCCCGATCTGGATCGCGTACGGCAGAACTCCCAGGCTGGAAAAGATCCGCACCCAATCATGCTCCACTCCGTCGCCGGCCCCGCCGACGGTCACTAACGGCAGCTCCAGCCGCAACGCGTCCGCCATATAAGTGGCGACGCCCGTAAGACTGTGAAAGAACGCAAACGCGCAGAACGTCGTCCCCGGTAGTTCGCGGCGCACGGCAAAACTTACCGCCAGCAGCGCCGGAACCAGTAGCTGAAGCAGCGTTCCTCCCCACAGTCCAAGCGTTTCTCCCAGCCAGCCAAAAAGCAGATGCCCGCCTTCATGGATCGGCAGATGCACGTTATCGATCAGCGTCAACTGGCCCCAGTTCAGCCCAAGATAGAAAAGCAGCAATCCGTAGAACGCCATCCAGCAGACAAGCTGTATGCGGGAAACCGGTTGCCATTCGATCTCAGGAAGTGTCATTTTGAACCAAAGGAATATCACATTGCGGCCGACGTTCGTAAAGCATTTAGCCCGGTCGATATTACTTTAGGAAACCCACGGATCAACAAATCCCGCCATGAATTGTTGCAAAACACGAATGGGCCAGGCCCCAACAGGAAATAGATCCATTCGCGTTTGTTCGCGTGAATTCGCGGCTAAACTGGTTTTGGTTCCTACTTTTGCGCAGGCGCTTCCTTTGTCCCCGCATTCAAATCCACATCGCGGATACTCGCCGGATCAGCCGGAACCACCACTGTCCGCGTGATCTCTTTGCCATCGCTTTCAATCGCAACCGTATAAGTTCCCGCCGCCAGATTGCGGAAGATATATGCCCCGGTCGCTCCGGTCTTTGTTTCCAGTGAAACTTCTTTCAGCCGAACCACTGCGCCGGCCAGTGGAACCGTTTGCAGCGTCGTCTTGTCATAGATCAGCACGCGCCCTGCAATCGACCGCAGCGCCTTCACCGTAAATTGCGTGCTCGCGGGCTTGCCGGATTCCACGGCGACGCTCTGCGCCGCCAGGTCCTGCAGCGCATATCCCGGAGGATAAGAATCCGCCAGTGTTGCCACCGAATAATTTCCGGGAACCAGTCCGGTGAATGCGAATTTGCCGTTTACGCCGGTCTGCACGCGCCGCGTGAATTTCTCGCCTTTTAGCTCCACCGTGATTCCGTTAATGCCCGTTCCGGCATCGTTAAGCAGAAAGCCGAAGATCTGTCCTTTGGCAAAGTTAATTCCGAAGTCCGCCGTGGCGTTCATGTCCACGG
Encoded proteins:
- a CDS encoding OmpA family protein, encoding MKNYLLSLSLVAAMAIPAVAQQNQQTTSDQPQAQQSQTQAQSNDQTATGKDPLTYTRKEGFWGHLNPFARKKYVNRQLDPVRGRVNELDELTAKNAKMIADVDARATEGIRNAMSKANEADTHALDAGNRANQAQQTAQQAHTRIATVEDTVSKIDQYQPITQAEIRFRPGQGALSKNAKDALDQMATSLKNQKGYIVEVQGFSPGSGTTAIENSREMAQMVVRYLVLNHEIPVYRIYTVGMGNAPIQTEDGKIHRQKGGKVEISLLKNGLADLNASNSSAPTTGSGVTATPAPQSAPATQPASQPSTTDQPAQKPPQQ
- a CDS encoding TraR/DksA family transcriptional regulator encodes the protein MEKAKIAKFEELLNKRREELRRSLSRTQEEHNEAQDFGRDEGDRATASLSKEMTFRQKAQERGLLQLVEAAIGRINGGTFGECLHCGQDISVNRLTAVPWSRYCITCQELIVEQQ